The proteins below come from a single Pleuronectes platessa chromosome 3, fPlePla1.1, whole genome shotgun sequence genomic window:
- the LOC128436226 gene encoding LOW QUALITY PROTEIN: cytoplasmic phosphatidylinositol transfer protein 1-like (The sequence of the model RefSeq protein was modified relative to this genomic sequence to represent the inferred CDS: deleted 1 base in 1 codon): MLLKEYRICMPLTVEEYRIGQLYMISKHSHEQSDRGEGVEVVQNEPYEDPAHGQGQFTEKRVYLNSKLPTWARAVVPKIFYVTEKAWNYYPYTITEYTCSFLPKFSIHIETKYEDNKGCNDNIFDTELKEQEREVCAVDIAYDEIPERYYKDSEDLRYFKSEKTSRGMLQEGWRDTQDPIMCSYKLVTVKFEVWGLQTRVEQFVHKVVRDVLLLGHRQAFAWVDEWIDMTMDEVREFERAIQEATNQKIGMFPPSISISETSLSSCALNGPASAPTTPMCTDAPESLSVSRDRPRKKSAPETLTLPDPVPSDAPQESTLSPVPISNDLEYSTPPASNSDLAEMDK; the protein is encoded by the exons TACCGGATCGGGCAGCTGTACATGATAAGCAAACACAGCCATGAGCAGAGTGATCGAGGTGAAGGGGTGGAGGTCGTCCAG AACGAGCCATACGAGGACCCGGCCCATGGCCAAGGACAGTTCACAGAGAAACGAGTCTACCTCAACAG TAAATTACCCACTTGGGCTCGAGCCGTGGTTCCAAAAATCTTCTACGTGACGGAGAAAGCATGGAATTACTACCCTTACACCATAACAG AATATACT TGCTCATTCCTGCCGAAGTTCTCCATCCACATAGAGACAAAATATGAAGATAATAAAGGATGCAACGACAAT ATCTTCGACACCGagctgaaggagcaggagagggaggtgtgtgCCGTCGACATCGCCTACGATGAGATCCCTGAGCGCTACTATAAAGACTCTGAG GACTTGCGATACTTCAAGTCGGAGAAGACGTCGCGGGGGATGCTGCAGGAGGGCTGGAGGGACACCCAGGATCCCATCATGTGCTCGTACAAACTGGTCACTGTCAAGTTTGAGGTGTGGGGTCTGCAGACCCGAGTGGAGCAGTTTGTGCACAAG GTGGTTCgtgatgtgctgctgctgggacacAGACAGGCGTTTGCCTGGGTGGACGAGTGGATTG ACATGACCATGGATGAGGTGAGAGAGTTTGAGCGCGCCATCCAGGAGGCCACCAATCAGAAGATCGGAATGTTTCCCCCGTCCATCTCCATCAGCGAGACATCCCTGTCCTCCTGCGCCCTCAACGGCCCTGCCAGCGCCCCCACCACGCCCATGTGCACTGATGCGCCCGAGTCCCTCTCCGTCTCCAGGGACCGGCCGCGCAAAAAGTCTGCTCCGGAAACCCTTACCCTTCCAGACCCTGTCCCGAGTGACGCCCCTCAGGAATCTACTTTGAGCCCAGTACCCATTTCAAACGACCTTGAGTACTCCACACCGCCCGCCTCCAACTCTGATCTTGCGGAGATGGACAAATAG